A single region of the Salvia miltiorrhiza cultivar Shanhuang (shh) chromosome 8, IMPLAD_Smil_shh, whole genome shotgun sequence genome encodes:
- the LOC130998399 gene encoding uncharacterized protein LOC130998399, with protein MSRKDPAWKYAKEIPVPGKLYKYLECNFCQQDIKGGVGRMKDHLAATHKNVRACPKVPDEVKEEILKYLKKGTTDKEKRQDQFNDMVESGAYFHDSSNPIHGDDGDMRSIRGPMDKYLVHVDDENIDGQEKHAANPPQDMSQHIKEARKQVAMDIGRFFFENGISFNCIESPAFVNMCRSIGLYGKGLKVPSRQELSTWILREEVKTTDVIVEDVKRSWIQTGVSILSDGWKDMRGRSLINFLVNNPHGTVFLRSVDASDAVKDANLLFQLLDEIVEEVGEELVVQVVTDNASNYKAAGKLLMEKRKRLYWTPCAAHCIDLMLEKLGELPQHKNALMKAKKVSNFIYNHGLVLAMMRKHTDRELIRPATTRFATAFLTLESMMQLRQPLQAMFTSADWERTTWSKKSDGKEVKKIILSDQRFWRAVEYALNTTRPLVKVLRMVNGEQMPAMGFLYGAMNTAKEEIAKNVGGQLGDYKEIWDIIDAKWENQLHHDLHAAAYFLNPRFQYGENFSKHPEVKKGLLCCMEKLIPSADHLQADLQLDNFQSCAGLFGRYAALASFKTRSPGNWSTQYGDENPELQSIEFDVFSFSM; from the exons ATGAGTCGAAAGGATCCAGCCTGGAAGTACGCGAAAGAAATTCCTGTACCaggaaaattatataaatatctTGAATGCAACTTTTGCCAACAAGATATTAAGGGTGGAGTTGGTAGAATGAAGGACCATCTTGCTGCTACGCATAAGAACGTGAGGGCTTGCCCAAAAGTTCCTGATGAAGTGAAAGAAGAAATTTTGAAGTACTTGAAGAAGGGGACAACAGACAAAGAAAAACGCCAGGACCAATTCAACGATATGGTAGAGTCTGGAGCTTACTTCCACGACAGTTCTAATCCTATCCATGGTGATGATGGTGACATGAGGAGCATTAGAGGGCCGATGGATAAGTACCTCGTTCATGTGGATGATGAAAATATTGATGGCCAAGAGAAGCACGCTGCAAATCCACCCCAAGATATGTCTCAACATATCAAAGAAGCTAGAAAGCAAGTGGCAATGGACATAGGGAGGTTTTTCTTCGAGAATGGGATTTCATTCAACTGCATCGAGTCTCCTGCGTTTGTGAACATGTGTCGGTCCATCGGATTGTATGGAAAAGGATTGAAGGTTCCATCTAGACAAGAGTTGAGTACATGGATTTTGAGGGAAGAAGTAAAGACTACGGACGTGATAGTTGAAGATGTGAAGAGAAGTTGGATACAAACTGGTGTATCCATCTTATCTGATGGTTGGAAAGACATGCGAGGGAGAAGCTTGATCAATTTCTTAGTCAACAACCCCCATGGTACTGTTTTTCTAAGGTCCGTTGATGCTTCAGATGCTGTTAAAGATGCCAATTTGCTATTTCAACTTCTAGATGAGATTGTGGAAGAAGTTGGAGAGGAACTAGTGGTGCAAGTTGTGACTGATAATGCTAGCAACTACAAGGCCGCCGGAAAACTATTGATGGAGAAGAGGAAGCGTCTTTATTGGACACCATGTGCTGCGCATTGTATTGATTTGATGTTGGAGAAGCTTGGAGAGCTACCACAACACAAGAATGCATTGATGAAAGCAAAGAAAGTGAGTAACTTTATCTACAATCATGGATTGGTGTTGGCAATGATGAGAAAGCATACAGATAGAGAGCTTATTCGTCCGGCAACGACTAGATTTGCTACAGCTTTCTTGACCTTGGAGAGTATGATGCAGTTAAGGCAACCACTACAAGCTATGTTCACATCTGCAGATTGGGAAAGGACTACGTGGTCCAAAAAAAGTGATGGAAAAGAGGTTAAGAAGATAATCTTAAGTGATCAGCGATTTTGGCGTGCTGTTGAATATGCCCTAAACACTACAAGGCCATTAGTGAAGGTCTTAAGAATGGTGAATGGTGAACAAATGCCTGCAATGGGATTTCTCTATGGTGCCATGAACACAGCAAAAGAGGAAATTGCCAAAAACGTGGGTGGACAGCTTGGGGATTATAAAGAGATATGGGATATCATTGATGCCAAATGGGAGAATCAATTGCATCACGATTTACACGCTGCGGCATACTTTCTAAATCCTCGATTTCAATATGGTGAAAATTTCTCCAAGCATCCTGAAGTTAAGAAGGGTTTATTGTGTTGCATGGAGAAATTAATTCCATCTGCCGATCACTTACAAGCTGATCTTCAATTGGATAATTTTCAATCGTGCGCTGGACTTTTTGGACGATACGCAGCCTTGGCAAGTTTCAAAACAAGATCCCCTG GTAATTGGTCGACTCAATATGGAGATGAGAACCCTGAGCTACAAAGTATTGAGTTTGACGTGTTCAGCTTCAGCATGTGA
- the LOC130997934 gene encoding uncharacterized protein LOC130997934: MYNRRLRGKHVKLTSMCENKDPLVVDHLASDDEWYVGNENEANENPPTNMAAITQMIEGDSSSSRTRKKRKNITNSKGKDKRVLLIDEEETDEEDELQDDNNDEDGGHDDWDD, translated from the exons ATGTACAATAGGAGGCTTAGAGGAAAACATGTCAAATTGACAAGTATGTGTGAAAATAAGGACCCACTGGTAGTTGATCATTTGGCCTCTGACGATGAATGGTATGTTGGTAATGAAAACGAGGCAAATGAAAATCCTCCAACTAATATGGCTGCAATTACACAAATGATTGAGGGGGATTCATCTTCATCAAGGACAAGAAAGAAGAGAAAGAATATCACAAATTCAAAAG GCAAAGATAAGAGAGTCCTGCTGATTGATGAGGAAGAGACTGATGAAGAGGATGAGCTCCAAGATGACAATAATGATGAAGATGGGGGGCATGATGATTGGGATGATTAA